A section of the Phaseolus vulgaris cultivar G19833 chromosome 8, P. vulgaris v2.0, whole genome shotgun sequence genome encodes:
- the LOC137824736 gene encoding acyltransferase GLAUCE-like, with product MSFSEICNKLYTALSKMLMQYDFMAGRLVPSLEETQRFEIDCNGAGIVVAAARTDRKLSDFGVISAPNPELKELVVFLHEGCDQETDLKEKPLASLQLTQFGCGSLALASHYNHCTLDGFAIRDFEVNLGALTRGEDLIIVPNADRTLLRARNPPTVTHPHFEYSKATVTHNLFTLRGKSDTNVIQSVLENQIHVLHLPPQSIASFKKKALEDKTLKSITTFQVVAAKIWKARSIAIGMSEEKVSTMLFPVDVRKRVVPELPNSFAGNALVPGFARATVKELKELEDGCHIRKVQEGVERLDDEYIKSGIDWLEVNKGAPCMEDSFSLVAWWRLGLEEQLFAWGRLKSATPLEVKPGLVMLLPGPQDQGGINISLDLPQDQMQEFSRIMLQI from the exons ATGAGTTTCAGTGAGATTTGTAACAAATTATACACCGCACTTAGTAAAATGCTTATGCAATATGACTTTATGGCTGGTAGACTGGTGCCAAGTTTGGAAGAGACTCAGAGATTTGAAATTGACTGCAATGGTGCTGGCATTGTGGTTGCAGCTGCAAGAACTGACAGAAAATTGAGTGATTTTGGTGTGATTTCTGCACCTAATCCAGAGTTGAAGGAATTAGTTGTGTTCCTGCATGAAGGGTGTGACCAAGAAACTGATCTCAAAGAAAAACCCCTTGCATCCTTACAG CTGACTCAATTTGGTTGTGGAAGTTTGGCACTTGCTTCTCACTACAATCACTGCACACTGGACGGTTTTGCAATAAGAGATTTTGAGGTAAACTTAGGTGCATTAACACGTGGTGAAGACCTCATCATAGTACCTAATGCAGATAGAACACTGCTGAGAGCTCGAAATCCTCCAACTGTTACTCATCCACATTTTGAGTATTCAAAAGCTACTGTGACACACAACTTGTTCACCCTCCGAGGAAAAAGTGATACCAATGTCATACAATCTGTGCTAGAAAACCAGATTCATGTTCTTCATTTGCCACCACAAAGCATTGCTAGCTTCAAAAAGAAAGCCCTGGAGGATAAGACCTTAAAGAGCATAACCACTTTTCAGGTTGTTGCTGCAAAAATATGGAAGGCAAGAAGCATTGCAATAGGGATGTCAGAGGAAAAAGTGTCCACAATGTTGTTTCCAGTGGATGTGAGGAAAAGGGTTGTTCCTGAACTCCCAAATAGCTTTGCAGGAAATGCACTGGTGCCTGGTTTTGCAAGAGCAACTGTGAAGGAGTTGAAGGAGCTAGAAGATGGTTGTCACATAAGGAAAGTGCAAGAAGGGGTGGAAAGGTTGGATGATGAGTACATAAAGTCAGGGATAGATTGGttagaagtgaacaaaggggcaccTTGTATGGAAGATAGTTTCTCCTTGGTGGCATGGTGGAGATTAGGGTTAGAGGAGCAACTTTTTGCATGGGGTAGACTAAAGTCTGCTACTCCACTTGAAGTTAAACCTGGTTTGGTCATGCTATTGCCAGGGCCACAAGATCAAGGGGGCATTAACATAAGCCTTGATTTACCTCAGGATCAAATGCAAGAGTTTAGTAGGATAATGCTACAAATTTAG